The following coding sequences lie in one Apium graveolens cultivar Ventura chromosome 1, ASM990537v1, whole genome shotgun sequence genomic window:
- the LOC141717653 gene encoding uncharacterized protein LOC141717653 — MIPVAPCATCGGHHPGRACYRQIGACFLCGSMSHRAKDCTMSRNPGGGGAGSGSDSETAANSGTISGTLLVGRRDAYVLFDTGSTHSGVSLSFVHHLDVAPSLLYPHMSISTPMRNSVVISDVYRECPIAVGDRNYKVNLLPMEMHDFDVILGMDWLSEHRATIDCQGKRVIFGDVDKPEFVYQGSQPKGDVKLISALKASKLLFKGCDGYLAFVKDTSKDEPRIEDYPVVREYEDVFPDELAGLPPHREVKFTIELVPDAEPISKAPYRMAPLELQELKEQLQELLDRGFIRPSVSPWGAPVRFVMKKDGSMRGIELDPAKVEAITNWHRPSNVMEVRSFLGLVGYYRHFVEGFSSIALPLTQLMRKGIKFEWNDDREKSFQELKKRETTPVHELAEIFQQDIVRLHGVPVSIVSDRDMRFISQFWKGFQQAWGTRLNFSTSYHPQTDGQSERTIQTLEDMLRACALEWTCDWDKYLYLVEFAYNNSWHASIGMPPFEALYSRRCRAPSCWDAVGERVIEGPELVRITNEKVEKVKESLKEARSRQKSYADQHRKFGGFEPGDHVFLKIVGGKISRSFAN, encoded by the exons ATGATTCCAGTGGCTCCTTGTGCTACATGTGGTGGACATCATCCAGGTAGAGCTTGTTACAGACAAATTGGGGCTTGTTTCTTGTGTGGTAGCATGTCCCATAGGGCAAAGGATTGCACAATGTCACGCAACCCTGGTGGAGGAGGAGCTGGCAGTGGTAGTGACAGTGAAA CAGCAGCTAATTCAGGTACCATTTCAGGAACACTTCTTGTCGGTAGACGTGATGCTTATGTATTATTTGATACTGGTTCGACCCATTCTGGTGTGTCTTTATCGTTTGTTCATCATCTTGACGTTGCACCTTCATTATTATATCCTCATATGTCTATTTCTACCCCGATGCGGAATTCTGTTGTTATTTCTGATGTGTATCGAGAGTGTCCGATAGCTGTTGGAGATAGAAATTATAAGGTTAACTTGCTTCCGATGGAGATGCATGACTTTGATGTTATCTTGGGTATGGATTGGTTGAGTGAACATCGTGCCACAATTGATTGTCAAGGAAAAAGGGTGATCTTTGGGGATGTAGATAAACCAGAATTTGTATACCAAGGGTCTCAGCCGAAGGGGGATGTTAAGTTAATTTCTGCTCTAAAGGCGAGTAAATTGTTGTTCAAGGGCTGTGATGGCTACCTTGCTTTCGTGAAGGATACATCGAAGGATGAACCTCGCATCGAGGATTATCCAGTTGTGAGGGAGTATGAAGATGTGTTCCCCGATGAGCTAGCAGGTTTGCCACCACATAGAGAGGTGAAGTTTACTATTGAACTTGTTCCAGATGCCGAGCCTATTTCTAAGGCGCCTTATCGAATGGCACCACTtgagttgcaagaattgaaggagcagttgcaagaattgttggatagAGGATTTATTAGGCCAAGTGTGTCTCCTTGGGGCGCTCCTGTGCGGTTTGTGATGAAGAAGGATGGTtccatgag GGGCATTGAGTTGGATCCTGCGAAAGTCGAGGCTATTACTAATTGGCACAGGCCTAGCAATGTGATggaggtgaggagtttcttgggtCTGGTAGGTTACTACAGGCATTTTGTGGAAGGTTTCTCTTCCATAGCTTTGCCATTGACTCAGCTAATGAGGAAGGGAATTAAGTTCGAGTGGAATGATGATCGTGAGAagagttttcaagagttaaagaagag AGAGACTACTCCTGTTCATGAGTTGGCAGAGATTTTTCAGCAAGATATTGTTAGACTTCATGGTGTGCCTGTGTCGATAGTTTCTGATAGGGATATGAGATTTATATCACAGTTTTGGAAGGGTTTCCAACAAGCTTGGGGTACAAGGCTTAATTTTAGTACATCTTATCATCCACAGACCGATGGACAATCAGAGAGGACGATTCAAACATTGGAAGATATGTTGAGGGCTTGTGCTTTGGAGTGGACATGTGATTGGGATAAATATCTGTATCTTGTCGAGTTTGCGTACAATAATAGCTGGCacgcgagtattggtatgccaccatttgaggcTTTATATAGTAGGAGGTGTAGAgcaccatcttgttgggatgCGGTTGGAGAAAGAGTCATTGAAGGACCAGAGCTAGTTAGAATCACTAATGAGAAGGTggagaaagttaaagaaagtttAAAGGAAGCTCGATCTCGTCAAAAGAGTTATGCGGATCAACATCGGAAGTTTGGTGGATTTGagccaggtgatcatgtgttTTTGAAG ATCGTGGGCGGGAAAATTAGCAGATCATTTGCAAATTAG